CAGTAAATGGCAAAAATCGCAAAGACCGCCGACCGCAAGAAGGTCATGGACACCACCAAGAGCACGGATTGCCCCAAGTGCGGCAAGCCGACCCGGATCGTGAAGCGGGTGAAGGACCGCGACCGCAACGTGCCCGGCGGGATCTACATTTCTTGTTCGGCGTGCGACTTTTATGAAAAACTTTAGAGGCGCAAGGCACAAGGCGCCAGGCTGAATGTTTCCTTTGGTTATGCCTTGCGCCTTGCGCCGAGAGCCGTGAGCCGATACCCTGTGACCGGAATCACATACCGGATGTTCGGCCGATTGCGACAATCAAACGGGCTAATGGCCAAGAGCTAATAGCTAAGAGCTGGGTTCCCATGTCCTCCTGGTTGCAAAACAAATTCGAAAAGAATTTTCTCATCAGCACGGTGGATTACGTCTTCAACTGGGCGCGGAAGTCGGCCATCTGGCCGATGACCTTCGGCCTGGCGTGCTGCGCCATCGAGATGATCGCCTCCTCCACCTCGCGCTTCGACATCGCGCGCTTCGGCAGCGAGGTGTTCCGTCCCAGCCCGCGGCAGAGCGATCTGATGATCGTCGCCGGCACGGTGACGCTGAAGATGGCGCCGGTGGTGAAGCGCATTTACGACCAGATGCCCGATCCCAAGTGGGTAATCTCCATGGGCGCGTGCTCTTCGGTCGGCGGGCCGTTCAATACCTACGCGGTGCTGCAGGGCGTGGACAAGATCGTGCCGGTGGACGTGTACGTGATCGGCTGCCCGCCGCGGCCGGAGAACCTGTTCTACGCGCTGCTCAAGCTGCAGGACAAGATTGACCAGATGTCGCTGGCCAAAAAGCCCACCGAAGTCCGCCTCGACCAAGACATGGCGGAGAACTTCAAGCGCCAGGTCATGATCGCGCAGACGCTGCAACCGAAATAGCTGTCAGCTCTCAGCTATCAGCTTTCAGCCAAACCAGCCCGACCTTCGAGTCGGGCTTTTGTTTTTCGTACGCGGGAAGATGATGTTGACGATGGCGAGTGCCGAGCTTAGTTCGTGTAAGCTGATGGCTGACAGCTGAGAGCTGATAGCCATGTGGCAAAAGATCGCAAGCAAATCCGACCTGCCGGGCGACGGCGAAGCCCGGGAGTTCACCCTCGGCGAGAAGGTCGTCTGCATTGCCAGCGTTGACGGCACGTATGCGGCGATGGACAACGTCTGCGTGCACCGCGGCGGGCCGCTGGGGCAGGGAGTGATCCTGGACGGCAAAGTGGTCTGCCCATGGCACGGCTGGATGTACGACCCCAAGACGGGCGCCGCCGACGTCAGTCCCGATGCGCACGTGACGATTTATCCAATCAAGTTGGAAGGTGAGGACGTGTTGATCG
This is a stretch of genomic DNA from Terriglobia bacterium. It encodes these proteins:
- a CDS encoding Rieske (2Fe-2S) protein yields the protein MAMWQKIASKSDLPGDGEAREFTLGEKVVCIASVDGTYAAMDNVCVHRGGPLGQGVILDGKVVCPWHGWMYDPKTGAADVSPDAHVTIYPIKLEGEDVLIEV
- a CDS encoding NADH-quinone oxidoreductase subunit B, which translates into the protein MSSWLQNKFEKNFLISTVDYVFNWARKSAIWPMTFGLACCAIEMIASSTSRFDIARFGSEVFRPSPRQSDLMIVAGTVTLKMAPVVKRIYDQMPDPKWVISMGACSSVGGPFNTYAVLQGVDKIVPVDVYVIGCPPRPENLFYALLKLQDKIDQMSLAKKPTEVRLDQDMAENFKRQVMIAQTLQPK